The following are from one region of the Coffea eugenioides isolate CCC68of chromosome 2, Ceug_1.0, whole genome shotgun sequence genome:
- the LOC113759381 gene encoding uncharacterized protein LOC113759381 isoform X2: MKRKRGSVRRKPKKTPVPVANNASANSSFLNAEGYSGDHDGCDGFDPTMEGETAHANATLSSFHQGLDEPAFPGETNGGNSIQNGNLLKSVASFAAKLSRTVGSSIAKPSDKALLLQGEKSQGKKPRLFHQDPQNNEQELNAALVVIKKIMKTDAAKPFNAPVDPAALGIPDYFDAIVSPMDFGTICNNLELGLKYRDAADVYKDVQLIWDNCSKYNKKGDYTLELMKRAKSNFIKHWNAAGLFRHPEEADNEADPQDTNGCFTRHNKEGHMFPAGSMINNSIHHERPDLVGLYQVQRQEYSPCFSHMHSQHICSQCQCECQSSEFQSFQRHCSRHRPTAGRHMCSSGPISGEHYSQRQDEIRPFQKLSCQSSPSCGTQSHSCERPYKYQSNSSHLQPSSLLSGRDTQTAGHVHLPIHGVSSSSTCNICEHACSSVPMSYNSNHHKHYQMCSCPINEHQSLLRCCDQYQQHQNSCQHYSHSSQMRNTEPDVRDAGNAVESTVRHTEGRLRYPMAPVTDGSSHQQQCQMGPSQVPSSPTMYSNSCQPQGKRYQCQLDFGHSERPLPEDRPNIGGAEHSNIPPHAESTIRHETDYSGSPDDNDDRSDEQEFQLGPNELQSPLLGQSDEPKEDGPQFQPSSSQPEPPMPQSGVNMTDADHAGLERKTRGRGPTRCLKLLVEGMRISVTTNELGQPVGPEASKLVSFLGTLARNGNLAPLTYVDWRAVPEESKENMWEEVQKKFEIDPNSKSWVIKSLGKKWKDWKSKLKTAHYITHATDEERLADRDERVLPEQWAYLVSHWSSEEAEKRSATNRANRAQQKFGHVTGTKSFARIREEQRVKRSDGKAPSRAELFILTRTRKDGKPVNEASSAVITQLREIGSQPQNAFQNNNAGGDVFSQVVGRDRHGRVRCLGLGPSPSDFVGQKPTQAEAMKMVTEANDEVRQMKERLVAMEQTCTQMAQQMATMMSMMSSMQKNSTADNVPDVVVNGSGSSEGSPDQQVQSLPLRRSSRKGKF, translated from the exons ATGAAACGCAAGCGTGGATCCGTTAGACGCAAGCCTAAAAAAACACCAGTGCCAGTTGCTAATAATGCATCTGcaaattcttcttttttgaaTGCTGAAGGTTATTCTGGGGATCATGATGGATGTGATGGATTTGATCCTACCATGGAGGGTGAAACAGCACATGCAAATGCCACTTTAAGTTCTTTCCATCAGGGACTAGATGAACCAGCCTTTCCTGGGGAGACAAATGGTGGCAATTCAATACAGAATGGTAATCTGCTAAAGAGTGTTGCCAGCTTTGCAGCTAAGCTGTCAAGAACTGTTGGTTCATCAATTGCCAAGCCATCTGATAAAGCACTTCTGTTGCAAGGTGAAAAGTCACAAGGAAAGAAACCAAGACTATTCCATCAGGATCCTCAGAACAATGAGCAAGAGCTAAATGCTGCCCTTGTG GTGATTAAGAAGATTATGAAAACAGATGCAGCTAAGCCATTTAATGCTCCTGTGGACCCTGCAGCCTTGGGAATTCCA GATTATTTTGATGCTATTGTTTCTCCTATGGACTTTGGTACGATATGCAACAACCTAGAGTTGGGTTTAAAGTACAGAGATGCAGCAGATGTCTACAAGGATGTGCAGTTAATTTGGGATAATTGTTCCAAGTACAATAAGAAAGGTGATTATACCCTGGAGCTCATGAAGCGGGCAAAGAGTAACTTTATAAAGCACTGGAATGCAGCTGGTTTATTCAGGCATCCAGAAGAAGCTGATAATG AAGCAGACCCACAGGATACTAATGGCTGTTTCACAAGGCACAACAAAGAAGGGCATATGTTTCCAGCAGGTTCCATGATCAACAACTCCATCCATCATGAAAGACCTGATTTGGTTGGTCTTTACCAGGTGCAGAGACAAGAATATTCACCTTGCTTCAGCCACATGCACTCCCAGCATATATGCTCCCAGTGCCAGTGTGAGTGCCAATCTTCAGAGTTTCAGTCCTTCCAGCGCCATTGTAGCAGACATCGTCCTACTGCAG GTAGGCATATGTGTTCCAGTGGTCCAATTAGTGGAGAGCACTACAGCCAGCGGCAGGATGAGATTAGGCCCTTCCAAAAACTCTCGTGTCAATCCTCACCTAGTTGTGGCACTCAAAGCCATTCCTGTGAGAGACCCTACAAGTATCAATCGAACTCTAGCCATCTCCAACCTTCTAGCCTACTGTCTGGCAGAGATACTCAAACTGCAG GCCATGTGCATTTACCAATTCATGGAGTCTCTTCTTCCTCGACATGCAACATATGTGAGCATGCTTGCAGTTCAGTTCCAATGAGTTATAATTCCAACCACCACAAGCACTATCAGATGTGCTCCTGTCCCATTAATGAGCATCAATCTTTGCTGAGGTGTTGTGATCAATATCAGCAACATCAGAATTCTTGTCAGCATTACTCACACTCAAGTCAGATGCGGAATACGGAGCCTGATGTTAGAGATGCTGGAAATGCAG TTGAATCTACTGTCAGACATACCGAAGGCAGACTCAGATATCCAATGGCCCCAGTTACTGATGGTAGCAGCCACCAGCAGCAGTGTCAGATGGGTCCAAGCCAAGTGCCATCATCCCCAACGATGTATAGCAACTCATGTCAGCCTCAGGGAAAGAGGTATCAGTGCCAGTTGGACTTTGGTCATTCAGAAAGACCCCTGCCAGAAGACAGGCCAAATATTGGTGGAGCAG AACATTCAAATATCCCACCACATGCAGAATCTACCATTAGACATGAGACTGACTATTCGGGTAGCCCAGATGATAATGATGATCGCAGCGATGAGCAGGAATTTCAGCTAGGCCCCAATGAGTTACAGTCACCCTTATTGGGCCAGTCAGATGAGCCAAAGGAAGATGGCCCCCAATTTCAACCAAGCTCAAGCCAACCAGAACCTCCCATGCCGCAGAGTGGGGTTAATATGACAGATGCAG ACCACGCTGGTCTGGAGAGAAAAACTCGAGGGCGAGGACCCACACGGTGCCTTAAGTTGTTGGTAGAAGGGATGCGGATATCAGTCACCACAAATGAACTGGGGCAACCCGTCGGCCCTGAGGCTTCAAAATTGGTTAGCTTTCTGGGCACTCTTGCAAGGAATGGAAATTTGGCACCTCTTACATACGTTGACTGGAGGGCTGTGCCTGAAGAGAGCAAGGAGAATATGTGGGAGGAAGTTCAG AAGAAGTTTGAAATTGACCCAAATAGTAAAAGTTGGGTTATTAAATCCCTTGGCAAAAAGTGGAAAGACTGGAAATCCAAGTTGAAGACTGCACATTACATCACTCATGCAACTGATGAGGAGAGGCTAGCTGACCGTGATGAGAGAGTCCTTCCAGAACAATGGGCCTACCTTGTTTCACATTGGAGTTCCGAGGAAGCAGAG AAACGGAGTGCTACAAATAGGGCTAATCGTGCACAGCAGAAGTTTGGGCACGTTACAGGAACCAAGAGCTTTGCACGGATACGTGAAGAGCAG CGTGTTAAGAGATCTGATGGGAAGGCTCCATCTCGGGCAGAGCTATTCATCTTGACTCGCACGCGCAAAGATGGAAAGCCTGTAAATGAAGCATCCTCTGCTGTAATT ACCCAGCTTCGTGAAATTGGAAGTCAACCACAGAATGCCTTCCAGAACAACAACGCTGGAGGTGACGTCTTCTCTCAGGTTGTGGGTCGAGATAGACACGGTCGTGTGCGTTGTCTTGGATTGGGTCCATCTCCTTCTGATTTTGTGGGACAAAAACCTACGCAGGCTGAGGCCATGAAAATGGTGACAGAGGCGAATGATGAGGTACGCCAGATGAAAGAGCGGTTGGTGGCCATGGAGCAGACTTGTACGCAGATGGCACAACAGATGGCTACTATGATGTCGATGATGTCATCTATGCAGAAAAACTCGACAGCTGACAATGTGCCTGATGTA GTTGTTAATGGCTCAGGCAGTTCCGAAGGTTCACCAGATCAGCAAGTACAATCCTTGCCATTAAGACGCTCAAGTAGAAAAGGCAAATTTTAG
- the LOC113759381 gene encoding uncharacterized protein LOC113759381 isoform X3, whose translation MKRKRGSVRRKPKKTPVPVANNASANSSFLNAEGYSGDHDGCDGFDPTMEGETAHANATLSSFHQGLDEPAFPGETNGGNSIQNGNLLKSVASFAAKLSRTVGSSIAKPSDKALLLQGEKSQGKKPRLFHQDPQNNEQELNAALVVIKKIMKTDAAKPFNAPVDPAALGIPDYFDAIVSPMDFGTICNNLELGLKYRDAADVYKDVQLIWDNCSKYNKKGDYTLELMKRAKSNFIKHWNAAGLFRHPEEADNVHLEADPQDTNGCFTRHNKEGHMFPAGSMINNSIHHERPDLVGLYQVQRQEYSPCFSHMHSQHICSQCQCECQSSEFQSFQRHCSRHRPTAGRHMCSSGPISGEHYSQRQDEIRPFQKLSCQSSPSCGTQSHSCERPYKYQSNSSHLQPSSLLSGRDTQTAGHVHLPIHGVSSSSTCNICEHACSSVPMSYNSNHHKHYQMCSCPINEHQSLLRCCDQYQQHQNSCQHYSHSSQMRNTEPDVRDAGNAVESTVRHTEGRLRYPMAPVTDGSSHQQQCQMGPSQVPSSPTMYSNSCQPQGKRYQCQLDFGHSERPLPEDRPNIGGAEHSNIPPHAESTIRHETDYSGSPDDNDDRSDEQEFQLGPNELQSPLLGQSDEPKEDGPQFQPSSSQPEPPMPQSGVNMTDADHAGLERKTRGRGPTRCLKLLVEGMRISVTTNELGQPVGPEASKLVSFLGTLARNGNLAPLTYVDWRAVPEESKENMWEEVQKKFEIDPNSKSWVIKSLGKKWKDWKSKLKTAHYITHATDEERLADRDERVLPEQWAYLVSHWSSEEAEKRSATNRANRAQQKFGHVTGTKSFARIREEQRVKRSDGKAPSRAELFILTRTRKDGKPVNEASSAVITQLREIGSQPQNAFQNNNAGGDVFSQAEAMKMVTEANDEVRQMKERLVAMEQTCTQMAQQMATMMSMMSSMQKNSTADNVPDVVVNGSGSSEGSPDQQVQSLPLRRSSRKGKF comes from the exons ATGAAACGCAAGCGTGGATCCGTTAGACGCAAGCCTAAAAAAACACCAGTGCCAGTTGCTAATAATGCATCTGcaaattcttcttttttgaaTGCTGAAGGTTATTCTGGGGATCATGATGGATGTGATGGATTTGATCCTACCATGGAGGGTGAAACAGCACATGCAAATGCCACTTTAAGTTCTTTCCATCAGGGACTAGATGAACCAGCCTTTCCTGGGGAGACAAATGGTGGCAATTCAATACAGAATGGTAATCTGCTAAAGAGTGTTGCCAGCTTTGCAGCTAAGCTGTCAAGAACTGTTGGTTCATCAATTGCCAAGCCATCTGATAAAGCACTTCTGTTGCAAGGTGAAAAGTCACAAGGAAAGAAACCAAGACTATTCCATCAGGATCCTCAGAACAATGAGCAAGAGCTAAATGCTGCCCTTGTG GTGATTAAGAAGATTATGAAAACAGATGCAGCTAAGCCATTTAATGCTCCTGTGGACCCTGCAGCCTTGGGAATTCCA GATTATTTTGATGCTATTGTTTCTCCTATGGACTTTGGTACGATATGCAACAACCTAGAGTTGGGTTTAAAGTACAGAGATGCAGCAGATGTCTACAAGGATGTGCAGTTAATTTGGGATAATTGTTCCAAGTACAATAAGAAAGGTGATTATACCCTGGAGCTCATGAAGCGGGCAAAGAGTAACTTTATAAAGCACTGGAATGCAGCTGGTTTATTCAGGCATCCAGAAGAAGCTGATAATG TACATTTAGAAGCAGACCCACAGGATACTAATGGCTGTTTCACAAGGCACAACAAAGAAGGGCATATGTTTCCAGCAGGTTCCATGATCAACAACTCCATCCATCATGAAAGACCTGATTTGGTTGGTCTTTACCAGGTGCAGAGACAAGAATATTCACCTTGCTTCAGCCACATGCACTCCCAGCATATATGCTCCCAGTGCCAGTGTGAGTGCCAATCTTCAGAGTTTCAGTCCTTCCAGCGCCATTGTAGCAGACATCGTCCTACTGCAG GTAGGCATATGTGTTCCAGTGGTCCAATTAGTGGAGAGCACTACAGCCAGCGGCAGGATGAGATTAGGCCCTTCCAAAAACTCTCGTGTCAATCCTCACCTAGTTGTGGCACTCAAAGCCATTCCTGTGAGAGACCCTACAAGTATCAATCGAACTCTAGCCATCTCCAACCTTCTAGCCTACTGTCTGGCAGAGATACTCAAACTGCAG GCCATGTGCATTTACCAATTCATGGAGTCTCTTCTTCCTCGACATGCAACATATGTGAGCATGCTTGCAGTTCAGTTCCAATGAGTTATAATTCCAACCACCACAAGCACTATCAGATGTGCTCCTGTCCCATTAATGAGCATCAATCTTTGCTGAGGTGTTGTGATCAATATCAGCAACATCAGAATTCTTGTCAGCATTACTCACACTCAAGTCAGATGCGGAATACGGAGCCTGATGTTAGAGATGCTGGAAATGCAG TTGAATCTACTGTCAGACATACCGAAGGCAGACTCAGATATCCAATGGCCCCAGTTACTGATGGTAGCAGCCACCAGCAGCAGTGTCAGATGGGTCCAAGCCAAGTGCCATCATCCCCAACGATGTATAGCAACTCATGTCAGCCTCAGGGAAAGAGGTATCAGTGCCAGTTGGACTTTGGTCATTCAGAAAGACCCCTGCCAGAAGACAGGCCAAATATTGGTGGAGCAG AACATTCAAATATCCCACCACATGCAGAATCTACCATTAGACATGAGACTGACTATTCGGGTAGCCCAGATGATAATGATGATCGCAGCGATGAGCAGGAATTTCAGCTAGGCCCCAATGAGTTACAGTCACCCTTATTGGGCCAGTCAGATGAGCCAAAGGAAGATGGCCCCCAATTTCAACCAAGCTCAAGCCAACCAGAACCTCCCATGCCGCAGAGTGGGGTTAATATGACAGATGCAG ACCACGCTGGTCTGGAGAGAAAAACTCGAGGGCGAGGACCCACACGGTGCCTTAAGTTGTTGGTAGAAGGGATGCGGATATCAGTCACCACAAATGAACTGGGGCAACCCGTCGGCCCTGAGGCTTCAAAATTGGTTAGCTTTCTGGGCACTCTTGCAAGGAATGGAAATTTGGCACCTCTTACATACGTTGACTGGAGGGCTGTGCCTGAAGAGAGCAAGGAGAATATGTGGGAGGAAGTTCAG AAGAAGTTTGAAATTGACCCAAATAGTAAAAGTTGGGTTATTAAATCCCTTGGCAAAAAGTGGAAAGACTGGAAATCCAAGTTGAAGACTGCACATTACATCACTCATGCAACTGATGAGGAGAGGCTAGCTGACCGTGATGAGAGAGTCCTTCCAGAACAATGGGCCTACCTTGTTTCACATTGGAGTTCCGAGGAAGCAGAG AAACGGAGTGCTACAAATAGGGCTAATCGTGCACAGCAGAAGTTTGGGCACGTTACAGGAACCAAGAGCTTTGCACGGATACGTGAAGAGCAG CGTGTTAAGAGATCTGATGGGAAGGCTCCATCTCGGGCAGAGCTATTCATCTTGACTCGCACGCGCAAAGATGGAAAGCCTGTAAATGAAGCATCCTCTGCTGTAATT ACCCAGCTTCGTGAAATTGGAAGTCAACCACAGAATGCCTTCCAGAACAACAACGCTGGAGGTGACGTCTTCTCTCAG GCTGAGGCCATGAAAATGGTGACAGAGGCGAATGATGAGGTACGCCAGATGAAAGAGCGGTTGGTGGCCATGGAGCAGACTTGTACGCAGATGGCACAACAGATGGCTACTATGATGTCGATGATGTCATCTATGCAGAAAAACTCGACAGCTGACAATGTGCCTGATGTA GTTGTTAATGGCTCAGGCAGTTCCGAAGGTTCACCAGATCAGCAAGTACAATCCTTGCCATTAAGACGCTCAAGTAGAAAAGGCAAATTTTAG